A genomic window from Salvia miltiorrhiza cultivar Shanhuang (shh) chromosome 5, IMPLAD_Smil_shh, whole genome shotgun sequence includes:
- the LOC130986180 gene encoding meiotic recombination protein SPO11-1 isoform X3 has protein sequence MAGKQLSHNRFDLLNKIRELTRSIVEDICGGRSPILRIDQFSSYCADGFGDCCCSYNLASRKEILTLQRESQVRRLDLLLRVLVIVQQLLQEKKHCSKRDIYYMHPSAFKEQSAVDRAINDICILLKCSRHNLNVVSVGNGLVMGWVRFSEAGRKFDCIGSPNKTYHIPVQVEDVEVFQRLANDQFCRQNRAIVITGRGYPDIPTRRFLHLLVGTLHLPVYCLVDCDPYGIDILVTYRFGSMQMAYDAKYLRIPEIRWLGAFPSDSENYQLPQQCLLNLTAEDKQKAEAILHRCYMEREVPRWSCCWIEESNSRLKHYQHGRSHSCHKNIYHTRSRGDCIYSLLSNA, from the exons ATGGCGGGAAAACAACTGAGCCACAATCGGTTCGACTTGCTTAACAAAATCAGGG AGCTTACGCGATCAATCGTTGAAGATATATGTGGCGGTCGATCGCCGATTTTACGAATTGATCAGTTCAGTTCATATTGCGCCGATGGTTTTGGAGACTG CTGTTGCAGCTATAACTTGGCAAGTAGAAAGGAAATTCTCACGCTGCAGAGAGAAAGTCAAGTACGGAGGTTGG ATTTATTGCTACGGGTATTGGTAATAGTTCAGCAACTTCTTCAAGAAAAAAAGCATTGTTCAAAAAGAGATATATATTACATGCACCCTTCAGCTTTTAAAG AACAGTCCGCTGTTGACAGGGCAATTAATGACATTTGCATTCTTCTGAAGTGCAGTCGTCACAACTTGAATGTG GTATCTGTTGGAAACGG GTTGGTGATGGGTTGGGTGAGATTTTCTGAAGCTGGGAGAAAATTTGATTGCATTGGCAGTCCTAACAAG ACATACCACATTCCTGTCCAGGTGGAAGACGTGGAAG TTTTCCAGAGGTTGGCAAATGATCAATTCTGTAGGCAAAATCGCGCCATAGTTATCACT GGTAGAGGGTACCCTGATATTCCCACAAGAAG ATTTTTGCACCTCCTCGTTGGAACTTTGCATCTGCCGGTGTATTGCTTGGTGGATTGTGATCCATATGGCATTGATATCTTAGTTACGTACAGGTTTGGTTCTATG CAAATGGCTTATGACGCCAAATATCTACGCATCCCTGAGATTCGTTGGCTTGGAGCTTTTCCATCAGACTCTGAGAATTATCAACTCCCGCAGCAATGCCTGCTAAATTTGACAGCAGAAG ATAAGCAAAAGGCTGAGGCCATATTACATCGGTGTTACATGGAAAGAGAAGTCCCACGCTGGAG TTGCTGCTGGATAGAGGAGTCAAATTCGAGATTGAAGCATTATCAGCACGGTCGCTCACATTCttgtcacaaaaatatataccatACAAGATCCAGAGGGGACTGCATCTATAGTTTACTTTCTAATGCATAA
- the LOC130986180 gene encoding meiotic recombination protein SPO11-1 isoform X2, producing the protein MAGKQLSHNRFDLLNKIRELTRSIVEDICGGRSPILRIDQFSSYCADGFGDCCCSYNLASRKEILTLQRESQVRRLDLLLRVLVIVQQLLQEKKHCSKRDIYYMHPSAFKEQSAVDRAINDICILLKCSRHNLNVVSVGNGLVMGWVRFSEAGRKFDCIGSPNKTYHIPVQVEDVEDIISLAEYILIVEKESVFQRLANDQFCRQNRAIVITGRGYPDIPTRRFLHLLVGTLHLPVYCLVDCDPYGIDILVTYRFGSMQMAYDAKYLRIPEIRWLGAFPSDSENYQLPQQCLLNLTAEDKQKAEAILHRCYMEREVPRWRSELQLLLDRGVKFEIEALSARSLTFLSQKYIPYKIQRGLHL; encoded by the exons ATGGCGGGAAAACAACTGAGCCACAATCGGTTCGACTTGCTTAACAAAATCAGGG AGCTTACGCGATCAATCGTTGAAGATATATGTGGCGGTCGATCGCCGATTTTACGAATTGATCAGTTCAGTTCATATTGCGCCGATGGTTTTGGAGACTG CTGTTGCAGCTATAACTTGGCAAGTAGAAAGGAAATTCTCACGCTGCAGAGAGAAAGTCAAGTACGGAGGTTGG ATTTATTGCTACGGGTATTGGTAATAGTTCAGCAACTTCTTCAAGAAAAAAAGCATTGTTCAAAAAGAGATATATATTACATGCACCCTTCAGCTTTTAAAG AACAGTCCGCTGTTGACAGGGCAATTAATGACATTTGCATTCTTCTGAAGTGCAGTCGTCACAACTTGAATGTG GTATCTGTTGGAAACGG GTTGGTGATGGGTTGGGTGAGATTTTCTGAAGCTGGGAGAAAATTTGATTGCATTGGCAGTCCTAACAAG ACATACCACATTCCTGTCCAGGTGGAAGACGTGGAAG ATATAATCAGTTTGGCAGAATATATCTTAATTGTGGAGAAAGAATCAG TTTTCCAGAGGTTGGCAAATGATCAATTCTGTAGGCAAAATCGCGCCATAGTTATCACT GGTAGAGGGTACCCTGATATTCCCACAAGAAG ATTTTTGCACCTCCTCGTTGGAACTTTGCATCTGCCGGTGTATTGCTTGGTGGATTGTGATCCATATGGCATTGATATCTTAGTTACGTACAGGTTTGGTTCTATG CAAATGGCTTATGACGCCAAATATCTACGCATCCCTGAGATTCGTTGGCTTGGAGCTTTTCCATCAGACTCTGAGAATTATCAACTCCCGCAGCAATGCCTGCTAAATTTGACAGCAGAAG ATAAGCAAAAGGCTGAGGCCATATTACATCGGTGTTACATGGAAAGAGAAGTCCCACGCTGGAG GTCTGAACTCCAGTTGCTGCTGGATAGAGGAGTCAAATTCGAGATTGAAGCATTATCAGCACGGTCGCTCACATTCttgtcacaaaaatatataccatACAAGATCCAGAGGGGACTGCATCTATAG
- the LOC130986180 gene encoding meiotic recombination protein SPO11-1 isoform X1, whose product MAGKQLSHNRFDLLNKIRELTRSIVEDICGGRSPILRIDQFSSYCADGFGDCCCSYNLASRKEILTLQRESQVRRLDLLLRVLVIVQQLLQEKKHCSKRDIYYMHPSAFKEQSAVDRAINDICILLKCSRHNLNVVSVGNGLVMGWVRFSEAGRKFDCIGSPNKTYHIPVQVEDVEDIISLAEYILIVEKESVFQRLANDQFCRQNRAIVITGRGYPDIPTRRFLHLLVGTLHLPVYCLVDCDPYGIDILVTYRFGSMQMAYDAKYLRIPEIRWLGAFPSDSENYQLPQQCLLNLTAEDKQKAEAILHRCYMEREVPRWSCCWIEESNSRLKHYQHGRSHSCHKNIYHTRSRGDCIYSLLSNA is encoded by the exons ATGGCGGGAAAACAACTGAGCCACAATCGGTTCGACTTGCTTAACAAAATCAGGG AGCTTACGCGATCAATCGTTGAAGATATATGTGGCGGTCGATCGCCGATTTTACGAATTGATCAGTTCAGTTCATATTGCGCCGATGGTTTTGGAGACTG CTGTTGCAGCTATAACTTGGCAAGTAGAAAGGAAATTCTCACGCTGCAGAGAGAAAGTCAAGTACGGAGGTTGG ATTTATTGCTACGGGTATTGGTAATAGTTCAGCAACTTCTTCAAGAAAAAAAGCATTGTTCAAAAAGAGATATATATTACATGCACCCTTCAGCTTTTAAAG AACAGTCCGCTGTTGACAGGGCAATTAATGACATTTGCATTCTTCTGAAGTGCAGTCGTCACAACTTGAATGTG GTATCTGTTGGAAACGG GTTGGTGATGGGTTGGGTGAGATTTTCTGAAGCTGGGAGAAAATTTGATTGCATTGGCAGTCCTAACAAG ACATACCACATTCCTGTCCAGGTGGAAGACGTGGAAG ATATAATCAGTTTGGCAGAATATATCTTAATTGTGGAGAAAGAATCAG TTTTCCAGAGGTTGGCAAATGATCAATTCTGTAGGCAAAATCGCGCCATAGTTATCACT GGTAGAGGGTACCCTGATATTCCCACAAGAAG ATTTTTGCACCTCCTCGTTGGAACTTTGCATCTGCCGGTGTATTGCTTGGTGGATTGTGATCCATATGGCATTGATATCTTAGTTACGTACAGGTTTGGTTCTATG CAAATGGCTTATGACGCCAAATATCTACGCATCCCTGAGATTCGTTGGCTTGGAGCTTTTCCATCAGACTCTGAGAATTATCAACTCCCGCAGCAATGCCTGCTAAATTTGACAGCAGAAG ATAAGCAAAAGGCTGAGGCCATATTACATCGGTGTTACATGGAAAGAGAAGTCCCACGCTGGAG TTGCTGCTGGATAGAGGAGTCAAATTCGAGATTGAAGCATTATCAGCACGGTCGCTCACATTCttgtcacaaaaatatataccatACAAGATCCAGAGGGGACTGCATCTATAGTTTACTTTCTAATGCATAA
- the LOC131025539 gene encoding uncharacterized protein LOC131025539, which translates to MDQKYDSTGSQPSKKMISQLLISVSLFSFLVSFSSSLLHPSPKFHHYFSFHLLTHALSKNCLFLICNGLLVFLAKTSGFIQPPAARDLNDKRIADALLQTALDRFQLEEHADAGEKSSKEVSIFIAEERGEDRRDSADVDKDGNSASYCWLFHDDVEELYEQDNEEEGEDDNDEQVEKKEDMMSTEELNQKFEDFIRKMKEEIIINEARHKVLMLK; encoded by the coding sequence ATGGACCAAAAATATGATTCGACCGGATCTCAACCCTCAAAGAAGATGATCTCTCAGCTACTAATATCCGTTTCACTGTTTTCCTTCCTAGTCTCCTTCTCCTCGTCTCTACTCCACCCCTCCCCCAAATTCCACCACTACTTCTCCTTCCACCTCCTCACCCACGCACTCAGCAAAAACTGCCTCTTCCTCATCTGCAACGGCCTCCTAGTCTTCCTCGCCAAGACCTCCGGCTTCATTCAGCCTCCCGCCGCCCGCGATCTCAACGATAAGCGGATCGCCGACGCCTTGCTGCAGACAGCTCTCGATAGATTTCAATTGGAGGAGCACGCCGATGCCGGAGAGAAGAGCTCCAAAGAGGTCTCCATTTTCATCGCTGAGGAACGAGGAGAAGATCGCCGTGATTCCGCGGATGTGGACAAGGATGGAAATTCTGCAAGTTATTGCTGGCTTTTCCACGACGATGTGGAAGAGCTGTACGAACAAGACAacgaagaagaaggagaagatgatAATGATGAACAAGTGGAGAAGAAAGAGGATATGATGAGTACGGAAGAGCTGAACCAGAAATTTGAAGATTTCATAAGGAAGATGAAAGAGGAGATTATAATTAATGAAGCTAGGCACAAGGTGCTTATGCTTAAATAA
- the LOC131025538 gene encoding uncharacterized protein LOC131025538 — protein sequence MERGNLRQISKLVYHAGETDGWTWKENKDGIYTTKSAYSCLQAERKDGTEANDSSKTAAMVWDAPALQKAKVTAWRALRKRLPTCDNLRRRNIVIDDVEMNCNACFSPVETVDHTLLHCPKASAVWDGIMRWIGLQSVRPQGLEAHFLSFSQLGNGKKCTKFLKSLWVCTIWILWRQRNASRFEASDFGISGTSF from the exons ATGGAAAGGGGAAATTTGAGACAAATCTCAAAGTTGGTGTATCATGCAGGAGAAACTGATGGATGGACATGGAAGGAGAATAAAGATGGCATATATACAACAAAATCTGCTTACTCTTGCTTGCAGGCAGAAAGGAAAGACGGCACGGAAGCAAATGACAGTTCGAAGACAGCGGCGATGGTGTGGGATGCCCCAGCTTTACAAAAAGCTAAAGTGACAGCTTGGCGAGCGCTTCGGAAGAGACTCCCCACGTGTGATAACTTGAGAAGGAGAAATATTGTGATTGATGATGTGGAAATGAACTGCAACGCATGTTTTTCACCAGTTGAAACTGTCGACCATACCCTCTTACACTGTCCCAAGGCCTCCGCTGTTTGGGATGGTATCATGAGATGGATCGGTTTACAGTCGGTTCGCCCACAAGGTTTGGAAGCACATTTTCTTTCGTTTTCACAGCTTGGCAATGGGAAGAAGTGCACTAAGTTTTTGAAGTCTCTTTGGGTGTGCACTATTTGGATTCTCTGGAGACAAAGAAACGCAAGCAGATTCGAAG CCTCTGACTTTGGTATCTCTGGTACcagtttttaa